The Poseidonibacter lekithochrous region AAACTTAATCAAATTTGTAATTTCATCAAAATCTACCTTATTTACAATCTCTTGCAAAGTAAGCCCCTCATCTAATAAATACCTTTTTATTTTAATAAGTAAGAACTCATCTAAATAAGCTTTTGTAGTTCTATTTGTATACTTACTTAGTATTCTAGTAAGCGTTTTACTAGATATATCCAACTCTCTAGCATAATCTTCTACCCTAAGAGTATATTTGTGAGTATTTCGAACTAAGTATAAAAACCTATTATATATCTTCTCATCTTTTGTTTTTATGGGTGTTACACCCTTTACTCTTTGCCTTTTTAATTGAATAAGCAAAGACTGGAAAAGTGATTGAATTATAGATTTTTTATACTCATCACTTGGTAATTCTAATTGTTTTGTAAGAAGTTTAATATTAATAAAAATGGCATCTAAAGTTTCTTCACTTAATTGCAAAGTAGCAGGATAACGCATATAATCAAACATATCACTAATACTCTCTTCTACAACTCCACAAAGAAAACCTTCTGTAAACTCTAAAACATATGAGTTCATATTGGGATTTAATTTAAAAGAAGTTACTTGATTTTTAGCTACAAATAAAACTGTTCCTTTCTTATAAGTATATGTTTTAAAATCAATTGTATGTTCACCCTCACCTTCAATAACAATAGCTATTGAATTGAATTTTAGTCTATGGGGAGTCTCTAAGTTTTCATAAAAGTTAGTATTATTTAGAAGTTTTTTCATATCTAAGATTTGAAATTCAATATCTTCATCACTTATTTTTTGAAAAGGTATTTCTAAAAGTTCATTTTTCTTTTTCATTTTCACTCTTTCATCTAATAAATAAACTAGGATATAAAATATTATATCCTAGTATTTTTAACAATTAAGCTTTTAATACACTCACATAAGCTTCTTTATTTTTAAACATAACTGCAATAATTAAAAGTAAAATTACGCCAGAAGCTGCAACTCCAGATGGGTCTAAAAATGCATGTGCTAACATAGCATTTAACATAACTGGCACAATAATAATAGCCATAATAGCCACATATTTATTTAAAATAAATGCTAATCCAGCTAATAATTGAATAGCTCCTACAAGAGGGAAAATAAATCCAGTTTTTGCTAAAGCACCCATATACATTCCCATTTCTTGAGATACTGGTGGATTAGCCATAAAGTGTAAGAATTTATTTAAACCAAATATTACTAATAATAAACCTACTATAATTTGAACTGCTAATAAAAATTTTGTTTTCATTTTTAACCTTTTCTATTTTTGTTTTGTTGAAGTAATTCTAACAATTTGTCTGTTTTTTATAAAGGTAAAAAATAGACTATTTATAGTAAAAATTGGTAAATTAAATATTATTACAATTATATTTCTATATATCTAGAAATATAAAGCCAAGTTTAAGTTAAATATTTCTATAATTCTAGAAATATAATTATTATAAGGAATTAAAAAATGAATTCAGAATTATTAAAACATTTAGAAGAAGCAGGATATTTTTTCGTATTTAACTTTATTGAACTTGCTGTCTTATTTTTAGGAGTGAGTTTTCTTGTGGAGATTATAAACTTATTTATTAATCCACAGAAAGTTCAAAAAGTATTATCATCAAATAAAGGTGGATATTTAATTGCATCCGCACTTGGTTCAATTACACCTTTTTGTTCTTGCTCTACAATCCCACTAACATTGGGCTTATTAAAAGCTAGAGCTGCATTTGGTCCAATCATGACTTTTCTTTTCACATCACCATTATTAAACCCAATTATCATTGCCGTATTTTGGAGTGCCTTTGGTTATGAAGTAACAATTATCTATGCACTTATCGCATTTTTTGTATCAATACTTGCAGGTTTTACACTGGAAAAACTAGGCTTTGAGAAGTTTATTAAAAAAGAAATCTTTGCAGCAGATAAACAAGAAGAAGCTT contains the following coding sequences:
- a CDS encoding AraC family transcriptional regulator; this translates as MKKKNELLEIPFQKISDEDIEFQILDMKKLLNNTNFYENLETPHRLKFNSIAIVIEGEGEHTIDFKTYTYKKGTVLFVAKNQVTSFKLNPNMNSYVLEFTEGFLCGVVEESISDMFDYMRYPATLQLSEETLDAIFINIKLLTKQLELPSDEYKKSIIQSLFQSLLIQLKRQRVKGVTPIKTKDEKIYNRFLYLVRNTHKYTLRVEDYARELDISSKTLTRILSKYTNRTTKAYLDEFLLIKIKRYLLDEGLTLQEIVNKVDFDEITNLIKFFKKFEKVTPSEFKKATYLLNDS